Proteins from one Hyperolius riggenbachi isolate aHypRig1 chromosome 4, aHypRig1.pri, whole genome shotgun sequence genomic window:
- the LOC137570916 gene encoding RAC family serine/threonine-protein kinase homolog, whose amino-acid sequence MADLFSYGILVFEMFFGRHPFRFRTKEELIKAVCSSKPSFPADADPDLVDLLKRLLCTDPVKRQARVRDLRGHPFFRQINWKEMEAGVTPSPVVVKHLPETPNSIDIDELVPPTDARRCLSEQQQKLFSGFNFVSRRWRDMQKQ is encoded by the exons ATGGCGGACCTTTTCTCTTATGGCATCTTAGTCTTTGAGATGTTTTTTGGACGCCACCCATTTCGGTTCAGAACCAAAGAAGAGCTGATCAAGGCCGTGTGCAGCTCCAAACCCAGCTTCCCAGCAGATGCCGATCCAGATCTAGTAGACTTACTAAAACGA CTCCTATGCACAGACCCTGTCAAGCGTCAGGCGCGTGTGCGTGACCTCCGTGGCCACCCCTTCTTCAGGCAAATCAACTGGAAGGAGATGGAGGCAGGAGTCACCCCCTCTCCAGTTGTGGTGAAGCAT CTCCCAGAGACGCCAAACAGCATCGATATAGATGAGCTTGTGCCGCCCACAGATGCCAGGAGATGCCTCTCAGAACAGCAGCAAAAGCTGTTCAGCGGCTTCAACTTTGTCAGCCGCAGATGGAGGGACATGCAGAAGCAATAA